The Paenibacillus sp. 481 DNA window CAGTTGCGAGCATACCGCCTGTAGGCAAGTCAACCGGATTGTTGCGGAATCGCGGAAGCTCTTTTCCATTACTATAGCTAGCTGCAACGTTGGCACGCATACCAGGGAGCTCTGCAAAGCTGCTGCTCGTCATGCCTAGCGGCTTTAATAAATGTTCATTTCCATACTTATAAAAAGGAACACCTGTTAGCTTCTCCACGATATAACCTTGCAGCATAAACGAATAGTTATCGTACGCGTAGCTGGTGCCTGGTGTACGAACAACTGTCGGTACGTTCTGCTTCACGAACTGTTCCAAGGAGATGGACGGCGCATTGCCATATTCAAATGCTTTACCGATCCCTTTGTCCGTATGATCGAAGCCTGACGTATAACTAAGTAAATGCCTTGCCGTAAGTGGAACTTTCGTTTCGTTCGGAATTTTAAAATCGATATAATTATGAATATCGCGATCCAAATCAATTCTCCCTTGTTCCACAAGCTGCATAAATACGGTTGTGGTGAGTGCCTTAGTCGTAGAACCGATATACAACAGCGTCTTCTTAGGATCCATCGGTATTTTTTTGGCAGTATCGGCATAACCGTAGCCCTTACTTAACACCACTTTGCCGTTATTGACGATTACGATGACACCACCGGGTACTTTTTTATACGCGGGGCTGCTGAACAATCGATCCGCAAATGCTTCCACTTCTTTCGGATCAGTTGGTCCCTTATGCACGATTTTCTGCGCAGGCTTTGTTATTTTAGAAGCTTTAGAAACAGGTAACGTTTCCATTGACTGTACACGTTCCGAATTGGAAGCATGGGCAATCGGCAGTGCCCCCACAGCATTAGTAAGTAGCAATAACGTTGTTAATAGTATACATCCACCCTTTTTTAAAGGATTAGACTTCCGATAGTGCATCATGTACATTCCTCATTTCAACGAATAGTTAACTTCGCTGAAACGTTATCATGCTAACCGTCATATCGACGAGTGATAAAATGTCATATGACATTTTATCGCCTTGCTGTGGATACAAAAAAGCCCCGAACCATCTGCCAAGAAAGGTTCGAGACTTACATGTACACAATCGCGCCAATTTGTCTGGGGTAGTCATTTCAGCTATTGATATGTTCAGATATGAACGTTCAATGGATGGGGACAAAACTTTGTGTAATGAGCGCAGCAGCCTCTTGCCGCAGCAGAGGCTGCGTGGATTTAAAATCAACTGCTCCGTCTGGCTGTATGCTAACTTCCGGCCCATAGATGTTCTCAGCAACTAACGTTTGCACCGCTTCCAGCGCCCAATCATCTGTGTTCCCGCTAAGTTTAGCTGTCCCAGCCTTTTTGCCGATCAGCTTATGGAGTGAATACAGCATATGTGCGGCCTCTTGCCGAGTAATTTGCTTATGCGGTTCAAATTTGCCGCTAGTGACGTGTGGAATAATGCCATGATCCATAAAGCTTTGAATAAATGGTCCTTCGGGAATATGTTTAATATCCTCTATATCTACTTTAGAAGCGGATGGTTCCTCATTTATCGCTTTTGCGAGCATACGAACAAATTGAGCACGCGTTAACACGTCTGTAGCACCAAACGTCCCGTCAGCTTTCGGCTGTGCTCCCCCTATTCGACTAAGTGCAAAAATATAGCCAGCATAAGGATGTTTATCCCCAATATCCGAGAAAACATCGACTTTAGTCCCTACTTTTTCGGCCCAACTTGCCTTTCCATTATACAAATAAGATAGCGTATGATTGGCTGCCTGTTTAAATCCGATCCATTCCCCTTCCATACTACTAAACAGACTCTCGTCCACCTGACGGAACAAGCGAATGTTGCTTCCCGTTTGTACTTTTAATTGCTTATCTAAAGTAACGGTTACATTCGTAAGAAACGCTCCGATACGCAAATCTCGATAGTGCCCTTCATATCGCTTTAATTGCTCCATTGTTGGGTTCAAATAAACCGTTTCTTGCTTATGCTGTGGGTAATAATGATCCATAAACGCTTTTGTTGCTGTGTAACGCAAGCGCAGTCCTGATTCATCTTCCTCATTAAAAATAATAAATGCTCCCGCGTTCTGCTCGGGAACGAGCCACATCCATGAACTGAAACCTGGTGTATCTCCCCCTTTTCCGATCACATGCTGCCCATTATGAGTGGGATGATAAAAGGATTCAAAGCCAAGTCCCGCATTGGTTATTAACGGATGAATCGTTACTGCTGGCGTAATCATATGTTGAACAGACTTCTCTTCTAAAATGCGTGCTTTCCCAAACACCCCCTTCTGCAATATCGCAAGCATAAACTTTGCCATATCATCGCCCGTTGCAAGCATACCGCCAGTAGGTAAGTCTACCGGATTGTTGCGAAATGGCTGAAGTCTTTTCCCGCTCAAATGGCCTACTGCAATGTTAGCACGCATATCAGGAAGCTCTGCAAAGCTGCTGCTCGTCATGCCCAGTGGCTTTAACAGATGTTCATTGCCGTATTTATAAAAAGGAACCCCAGTAAGTTTTTCGACGATATAACCTTGCAGCATAAAAGCATAGTTATCGTACGAATAACTGGTGCCTGGTGTACGAACAACTGTTGGTACATTTTGCTTCACGAACTGCTCCAAGGAAATAGCGGGTGCATCACCATATTCAAATGCTCTCGAGATTCCTTTGTCTGCAAAATCAAAGCCTGACGAATAACTCAGTAAATGTCTTGCCGTAAGTGGAACTTTCGTTTCGTTCGGTATTTTAAAGTCGATATACGCATGAATGTCGCGATCCAAATCCACTTTCCCTTGTTCCACAAGCTTCATGAATACGGTAGTTGTAAGTGCTTTTGTCGTAGAACCGATATGCAAGAGCGTCTGTTTGGCGTCCATTGGAACTTTTTTGACACCATCGGCATAACCGTAGCCCTTACTTAATAATACTTTTCCGTCATTGACGATAACGATGACGCCACCCGCTACTTTTTTATACTCGGGTCTATTAAACAATTGATCCGCAAACGCCTCCACCTCTTTCGGATCAGTCGGCCCCTTATGCGTAGTCTTGTGTGCAGGCTTCGTTACACTGGAGAGAGGTGACGCTTCAATTGCCTTTGCACGTTCCGAACTTACAGCATGGGCAATCGGCAGCGTACCCAGTGAATGTGAAAATAGCAGCAGTGTTGTTAATAGTATAAATCCCACCCTCTTTAAAGGATTAGACTTCCTACAGTCCCTCATGTGCGTTCCCTCATTTCAACGAATAGTAAAATGCGTACAAAACAAAAAAAGACGACTAATCCGTTTGCCCTGTCGATGAATGACGAAATACAATATTACATTTATTTCCTTTATATGTATACAAAAAGACTCGAACCTTTATGCGAAAAAAGGTTCGAGTCTTTTATTAATACAGCTTCTCTAGTTCGTCAACTAAGGAGCCTACGTATTGTACAGCAGCCTTAATCGGCTGTTCAGTGGCCATATCTACACCTGCGAGCTTCATCAGCTCAAGCGGACTTAACGTTCCGCCTGCTTTTAAGGCGCTTAACCAGCGGTCAACAGCAGGTTGACCTTGGTCACGAATTAAACTTGCAGCAGCTGTTGAAGCAGTCAATCCTGCCGCATAAGTATAAGGATATAATTGCATATAATAATGCGGTTGACGCATCCATGTTAAACTTGCATACTCGTCAATCTCGACGGCATCGCCCCAGAATGAAGACAAGATGTCTCCTTTCAGTGCAGACAACTTTTTCGCCGTAATCGGCTCGTCCTTCATCGCTGCATCGTACACTCTGCGCTGCATCTCACCTTCTAGTAAATGCGTGACAAAGTTGTGATAGTGCGTATTCAACAATTGTAAAATGACCCAACGCTTCATGCGCGGATTGTCCGACTTATTCAACAGATGCTGAGCAAGCAGCATTTCGTTCATCGTCGATGGAGCCTCAATAAAGTACAGCGAAGGTCTTGCATTCAACACATTTTGATTGCGGTGAGCGAGTACGAAATGTCCAGCATGACCTACTTCGTGCGCCAGTGTAAAAGCACCACGCATATTGTTCGCCCACGAAATGAGAATGTACGGATGTGAACCATAAGGCGAAGAGCAAAATGCGCCCGTTGATTTACCGACATTGTCCGCATAATCTACCCATCGCTGCGTAAACGCCTGCTGCACAACTTCCGTATATTCCGGACCGAGCACTTGCAACGCTTCTTCAATTAGGCTACAAGCTTCTTCGTAGCTAACATGCGGGCTGTATGCTGGATCGAGCGGTGCCTTCAAATCGCTGAAGGTCATCTTCTCCAAGCCAAGCACGCGCTGTTTCAGCTTCATTAAGCGGCGCATATGAGGAGCCAAATCTGTTTGAATGATATCCAAAATGTTGTTATACATGTCAAGCGTAACATCTTGATCTTGCAACAGCATCTCCGTTACAGACGGGTAGTTACGAAGTCTAGATAAGACGACTTGTTTTTTTACTTCGTTTGCATACGTTTCGGCAAACGTATTTTGATACACGTGCAACGTTTGCGAGAACGATTGATACGCTTCGCGACGAAGCTTCGTATCCGACGACATCGCATAATTCCCTTCGTACAATGCAAACGAAACGGGACGCACATTATCTTCTCCATCCTGAACGGACGCGAACGTCATATCGGATAGCTTACCCTTTAAATAAATACTGTAAGGTGCATTAAGAACGCCACCAAGTGCTGCCAATGCCGCTTCTGTTTCAGGAGACAACTGATGCGCTTTAGTCGCCAAATTGTCGCGCAAAAACTTGCCGAACACGTGCAGCTCTGGCTGCTCGTCCAAGTAACGCTCAATCGTTCCAGCTGGTAAAGCTAACAATTCGGATTTAAAAAAAGATAGCTCGGCATTTAATTGTGCCAACACATCTTTCGCCTTAGTATGGTTCGCTTGATTAACCGGACTCGTACTGTCTTCCGTATAGCGCAATTGCCCATATGCCCCAGCTCTACTAATGCGCTCCTTCAGAACAACTAATTTCTCAAGACAAGCTAACAACGTCGCGGAGTCTTGATGAAGCTGACCTTTGTACTGCGTTACCGTGTGTACATCTTTGAGCAAAGCTTTCAACTCTGCATCCCATACCTCTGTTGACGAAAACATATCTTCTAATTGCCAAGTAACCTCTATTGGCACTTCACTTCTCGTAAGTCTCTTATGCATCTTGTTAGTCTCCTCTCTAGTTCGCGCCTTCATATGAATATGAACCTCTACCCGAATAGCGTACCATATTTAGGCAAGACTGAAAACGGATACAATACAATCTAGTAAAAAAGCTACCCGAACGCCTGATGACGTTTCGGATAGCTTTCTGTTTAGAGAGATTAGTTGTATTACTTCACGTTTTTGAAAAATCCAGCAAGCTCGTCCAACATCAAGTTAGCTGCCATAATACCACCAGCAGAGTTCCAGATCGACTCGCTGATTTTGTGTACTTGCTTCGTTTTTGCAACGTTCAAGTTTTTGAAGAGTGGGTCATTGAACCAGTCTTTTACATTGTTAGCTGCATCTGTGCTACCTGGCTTTTCAGCTACCCAGTAGAACATAATGTCGCCATCTAGATCAGCCATACGCTCTTTTGTAATCTTTTCAATAAAGCTGTTTTTGTTCTGTGCAGCAGGACGCTGCAAGCCCAAGTCTTTCAAAATAACACCACTGAATGTATCCAATTGGTAAATACGAACTTGTGCAGCTTGGAAGCGAGCGATGGAAACTTTTTTGTTTACTTTTTTGCCCAGTTGTTTCTTCACATCTGCAACATGCTTGTCGTAAGCAGCCAATGCTTTTTTACCTTCAGCTTTCTTATTCAATGCATCCGCATAAACGTTGAAATTGTCTTTCCATTTACCTGTCAAGTCTGGACCGTAAACAGTAGGAGCAATTTTGGACAATTGCGGGTAAATTTTTTCGTGACGCGCTTTGTTACCAATAATAAGATCTGGTTTCAACGCAAAAATCAATTCCAAGTTCGGTTGCGTCTCGTCGCCAAGCGGCTTAACGCCTTTCATTTTTTTTGCGATATGAGGATACCAAGGGTCGCCTTCCCAAGATGTAACAGCGCCTACTGGCGTAACGCCCATCGCCAATACTGCTTCTGTGCCTTCGTTAGTCAGCACGATTACTCTCTTAGGCGTTCCTTTGATTGTCGTTTGACCCATTCCATGTTTAACAACACGCTCTCCACCAGCAGCTTCTACGCTCGTGTTGCCCCCAATATTTGTGGAAAATAGCGCAATAACTGTACACATCAGGAGTAAGCTTAGTTTAACAAACTTGTTTCTACGTTGCATTTTACAGTTCTCCCCTCAGAGTATAAAAGTGTCCATGTGGATACATGTGGATATTCACATGAGAAAATGATAATCAATCTCAATCACTATTAAATACGACGAGGGGAAATCTGTCAATATAATTTTTGCCAATATTTTTTCAAGTTCGATATCGTTCGGCAATACATGACAACGATTATCATTTGCGTTGACAACCGTTCATCCTATTTTTACAATATAGATATTTGCAACGAACTGCTAGAGAGGGGAACTGTCGTGGTTTGTTTACTACAAAGCCGGAGTGCAAAAATAGTTGTACTGTTGGCAGGATTCGTCATGCTGCTAGGGTGCATGATGGCCAGCGTATTGTACGGATACTATAACTTTAATTTGCAACAAGTCTGGGATGCTCATCTGATACCTAACGGCACAAATGAACATCTGATCATTACAAACATCAGAGTGCCTGCTGCCTTAATCGGGGCTGCGGTCGGTGCAAGTCTCGCCATCGCGGGTACCTTAATGCAAGCGCTGACGAAAAACCCGCTTGCCGACCCATCGATATTTGGTATTAATTCGGGGGCTGTATTATGTGTCGTACTCGGCATGATGTTTATTAATGTAAATATGAGTCTCGGCGAATTGGTATGGCTCGCGTTTGGTGGAGCTACGGTTATTGCCTTTTTCGTACTCGTGCTAGGTTCAGTAGGAAAAGGTGGATTTTCGACTATTAAATTAGCGCTTGCTGGCGCAGCGATTTCTGCATTTGCCTCCTCGATCACTTCTGGAGTCATGCTATTAAATGAGGAGTCACTCGATACCGCTTTATTTTGGCTGACAGGCTCTATTGCTGGCCGTGAGATGAAACATTTTGTTGATATTATTCCTTACATACTATTTGGTTGGCTCGTGGTCATGTTTCTACCGAGATCGTTAAATGTGATGGCAATGAGCGATGATGTAGCAAAAGGACTAGGACAAAATACGGTTGTTGCGAAAAGTGTTACCGTGCTCGTCGTCGTTCTGCTTGCTGGGGGCTCTGTTGCTTTAACAGGTCCTATCGCCTTTATCGGGCTGATGGTCCCACATGTATGCCGATATTTAGTCGGCACTGATCATCATTGGCTCATTCCTTATAGCGCAGTTATGGGGGGCATTTTCCTTGTTGCTGCGGATACGCTGTCACGCTTCATCGTCTTAACCGAACAAGTACCAGTAGGCATGACAACCGCCTTAATCGGGGTACCATTCCTTATTTATATAGCGAGAAGGAGAACTTATGAGTAAACACATTACGGTTCGCAGCAAAAAGCTACCGTTCTCGTTTCATATACCCATTCGAGGCGTTGTCGTAGCTATCGCGCTCATGATATGTTCATTAGCATTAATCGTTATTAGTAATTCCGTAGGTTCGATGCATATTCCACTAGCCGATGTCGTTCATATCCTCTTAGGTGGAGAGGATGAAATGAATGGCTTCGTCATTATGGAGCTGCGCTTGCCGCGTACCATTGTTGCTTTTCTCGTCGGAGCAGCACTGGCCGTCGCCGGATCGATATTGCAAGGTGTCATTCGCAATCCGCTGGCAGCACCAGAATTGCTCGGGGTAACAGGTGGAGCATCCGTAGGCGCTATCGGCTTTATGACATTAACGGCTGGCGAATACAGCATAAATTGGCTCCCTGTTGTAGCCATTTGTGGTGCCTTTATCGCAGCAGCACTTAATTATGTACTGGCATGGAAAAAGGGCGTTTCACCATACCGCCTCGTATTAGTCGGGATCGGTATTTCTACAGGCATGGGCGCCTTAACGACGTTTTTGCTCGTTTATGGACCCGCTCATTTAGCAGAACAAGTCATCAGTTGGCTATCAGGTACTGTATACGGAACGACGCTGGATCATATGTATGCGATGGCGCCATGGATTTGTATTTTAATACCTGTCGCGTGCTTTATGGCAAGGCACTTAAACGTACAAACATTAGGCGACTCTGTTGCCACCGGTGTAGGAAATCCCGTGGAAAAAAGCCGATTCATTCTGCTCCTTTTCTGTGTAGCCTTATCAGGCGCAGCCGTCGGTATTGCCGGAGGCATTTCATTTATCGGCTTAATGGCACCTCATATGGCCCGCAAACTAGTTGGCCCGATGCACGGTATGCTGTTGCCTACGTCCGCATTTCTCGGCGGCATTATTATGATCTTGGCCGACTTGGCTGGACGTCTTATATTCCAGCCACACGATTTGCCAGCCGGCATATTTACAGCTGGCATCGGGGCACCGTTCTTCCTTTATCTGTTGTATACGTCACGTCATAAATAAACAACATGCTACAATTTCAAGGCAGGCTATCTTTACGGTAGCCTGCCTTGATTGTTGTCTTTCTCTTAACCTAATCGATAAGAGACGTAGATAAGGTCTATCTGCTGTGAACTACTATTGTTGGCAGTATTGATTGCAGTATTGACTCCACTCTTATCCTGAGTATTGCTCTTTTTCTGTTTCACTTTATTGTCCTCCTTCTGAAGCTTGGTGTCATCTTAGATAAGAATTGGACAAGCCATTTCCTCTCAAGAGCGACACCGTATAACTTATGATAGTAACTTGCGCTTTGGAACGGCTGTAAAGCTGATAATGACATCATGTAATGTTATAAAGCGGCTTTCATTTTTATGACTCGTTGTTCTGTTCGGCTTGTAACTAAATTATAAAACGGTCATCATTTTGTCACATCGGCGGTTGGATTGAATTTTACATACAAAAAAAGTCCAATACAGTATTGGACTTTTCTACGACTAAAGATGTAGTTAATAATCGTTGTTATTCGAGTATGCCTTGCTTTACAGCATAAATGGCCGCCTGCGTACGGGCAGACATCCCCAATTTGCTCAACAAATTGCTGACATGCGTTTTGACCGTTTTCTCTGAAATCGTCATCTCTTGGGCAATTTCCTTGTTGCTTCTTCCGAGCGCAATGAATCTTAGCACTTCCGTTTCACGAGCTGTAAGCAAATCCAAACGAATCTCTTGATCAGCCGGCTTCTCTACTAAATGCGACATCAGCTGGCCCGTCACGCTTGGATGTAGAGCAGCTTGTCCGCGCATCACGCCCATTATCGCTTCTACTAATTTATCTGGCTGTACATCTTTAAGCAAGTAACCATTCGCACCCGCTTTGATCGCCGGAACGACTTGATCCTGCTCTGAAAATGATGTCAACATGATTACTTTCGTATTCGGGAATTGTTGACGAATGTGTCGCGTAGCCTCAATTCCATTCATTCCTGGCATTTGTAAGTCCATCAACACAACGTCCGGACGCAGCTCTTCGATTTTACCGATAGCTTCGCTGCCATTCGTCGCTTCACCAACAACTTGAATAGTAGACTGCATATTTAAAAAGAATTGCAATCCACGTATGACGACGATATGATCATCCACGAGCAGAACCTTTATTGGTGTTTCCATTTTGATTCTCCTCTCTGACTATAACTTTTGGCAGCGTAACGACAATCGTTGTGCCTTTTCTGTATTCGCTTTGTATCATAAGCGTTCCACCAATCAACTCCGCACGCTCTTGCATCGATTGTACGCCGATGCCATTATACTTGCTGCTTCTGCCTAATTTCATAAGTTTTGCCTTCGACATCCCTATACCTTCATCACGAACTTCAAATCGTATCCGGTCTTGGCATGCTTCGATGCGAATATGTACGCTGGTGGTACGCGCATGCTTGCGGACGTTGTTCAGCGCCTCCTGCCCGATACGAAATAACGTCTCTTCCATCCCACAGGAAAGATCGAATAGTGTATCCGCTGTACTCGTCAGCACGACAAGCCCCTGCCTTTTTCCGTACTGAAAAAGTCCCGTTAATAAGCCTTCCTCTAAGCCAGAAGGGCGCAATTGCCAAATTAACGATCGCATTTCATCTAACGCATCCGCAGTTAGTTCCTGCATATTGGCTAATGCTGGTTTCACGTGATCAGATACATCAGGAAGTAAATGTTCGATGCCACTCGCCGTAAGCTTCAGTGCAAACAGCTTCTGGGATACCGAGTCGTGCAAATCTCGAGCCAACCGATTGCGCTCCTCCATTTTTAATAGCTTCATCCGCTTGCGATAAAGACGGTCATTTTCATAAGAAAGGGCAATATACTCCGCGAGCAACTCCAGCAACTCGACTTGAATGGACACGAAATGATCCGCTTGCATACTGCTTACATGTAACACCCCTATTACACGATCTGTCACATTTATCGGAACCGAAATCGAGGTGCAGCCTTTGCCAATATGCTGCTGCACTCTTCCCGCATTTTTGTGACAAGCTGCCTTATCCGCAGTCTTCCGAATTTGGGATACTCCTTCCTTCATCGCCGCTCTGATTCCATCCTCCAGACGATTTGGTGAATACGGCCTCTGTTCGTAACACACTTGACCGTGTTCAATTGCCGTTTTCCTTAGAAGTTGTCCATTTTCCATCATATAAAAAGAGAATAACGAGCATTGAAAATGACTATTCATCCAGTCCCCTAATAGTTCAGGAATGCGCTGAATGTCCACATATCCACCTAAAGCTTTCGTCAATTCACCTAACTTGTACAATTGATCGGCGCGCTGTTTACTGCAGCGAAATAACGTGATACGCTCGATTGCGGCACCAATCTGATAAGCGATCGATTCTAGCACCGTTAATTCCTTCGTGGTAAAATTCCGCTTCCCTGGGGCTGCGATATTGAGTAGCCCATACGAGCGACTACCTGACGTCAATGGAATGGTCGCATGATGCGTAATCCCTTCAGTATCACCCCATGAATATGTTCGCGCGTCGTCTAGACGCTTACAGTTGATTGTATTGGTAGCATCAGTGAGCTCACCTTTCCAATACTTCTGCAAACACCAGCAATTCCCTACACGTATCAGTTGCTTCTCATCAATCTGCAGCGCGGTCGGCAGTCCATAGTCGGCTGCCAGCTCAAAGTGTGGATAAGAATCAATTAAAAAGATCCATCCCGCCTGCAAACCCGTCAGCTCGATCAACGTCTTTAGTACGCTGACCAACATTTCATCAAGTTCTGTCGACTTGTTAATCGTTTCCGCAATATGTTTAAATGCTTGTAATTCATCAATTTCAAATTGCTCACTCAATGTGCATCCCAGCCTTGTGATGTTTGATCTTAGCATGTTGATTACTAATATATTCCTGCATCTTATTATGACTACTTTACGGAACCTATTCTTTTTTTGCAATACTTATGCGAGTAGAGTAAGAGCAGAACCCTATTTCATTTGCAATTTTCCCCTGTCATCATACAAGAAAAGACCTCCAAGTCTTTCGACTTGAAGGTCTTAGGTAAGGAGGTCTTATTTCCACAACATGTTCTAATTAGTTACGGCAGTTGTTGCAGACAATAATGACTAATAGGATGAACAAAACTAAGATGAAGGAAAAGCTTACGCCTTTGCTTTTTCCGCCGCAGGATCCCCATTCACTCATCTTTTTCCCCTCCTTTATATATTCTTGGTAATCACTTAAAGGTCTTAGGTAAGGAGGTGTTTTTCCACAACTGGTTCTAGTTAATCACGACAGCTGGTGCATATAATAATTACCAACAGGATAAACAAAACTAAGATGAAGGAAAAGCTTACGCCTCTGCTTTTTCCGTGGCTGGATCCCCATTCACTCATCTTTTTTCCCTCCTTTATCTGTTCTTGGTATATAGTATGCATAGTTTTATAGAATGCTTGGAGACTTGCCTTATATCCATTCATACAAGTTATTAAACTCTGAGTCTTATTCATAACGCCAAAAAAATCCCGTTCTCCTTAGAGACCGGGATTTTCAGAGTATTACCACACTTTGCAAAATTCAAGAATGATAATCAACAGAATAAAAAGAACGAGAATAAAAGAGAAGTTATCATCCTTACGCTTCGAGCAGCAGTCTCCCATGTAAATCCCTCCCTAACCTTTCTACAATGTTAGTATATGTTAGAGGAAGTAGATTGATTGGAGACGTGCCTCTCAACAACAATGGATATATAAAAGATGAGACACTTCAATTCCATGGACTAAAATGCTAGACCTGCCCACTGCCAATAGCCATAGTAGAAAGCAATGATGAGTACGAAATGAATTACGCCTAAA harbors:
- a CDS encoding FecCD family ABC transporter permease, whose amino-acid sequence is MTTIIICVDNRSSYFYNIDICNELLERGTVVVCLLQSRSAKIVVLLAGFVMLLGCMMASVLYGYYNFNLQQVWDAHLIPNGTNEHLIITNIRVPAALIGAAVGASLAIAGTLMQALTKNPLADPSIFGINSGAVLCVVLGMMFINVNMSLGELVWLAFGGATVIAFFVLVLGSVGKGGFSTIKLALAGAAISAFASSITSGVMLLNEESLDTALFWLTGSIAGREMKHFVDIIPYILFGWLVVMFLPRSLNVMAMSDDVAKGLGQNTVVAKSVTVLVVVLLAGGSVALTGPIAFIGLMVPHVCRYLVGTDHHWLIPYSAVMGGIFLVAADTLSRFIVLTEQVPVGMTTALIGVPFLIYIARRRTYE
- a CDS encoding ABC transporter substrate-binding protein, producing the protein MQRRNKFVKLSLLLMCTVIALFSTNIGGNTSVEAAGGERVVKHGMGQTTIKGTPKRVIVLTNEGTEAVLAMGVTPVGAVTSWEGDPWYPHIAKKMKGVKPLGDETQPNLELIFALKPDLIIGNKARHEKIYPQLSKIAPTVYGPDLTGKWKDNFNVYADALNKKAEGKKALAAYDKHVADVKKQLGKKVNKKVSIARFQAAQVRIYQLDTFSGVILKDLGLQRPAAQNKNSFIEKITKERMADLDGDIMFYWVAEKPGSTDAANNVKDWFNDPLFKNLNVAKTKQVHKISESIWNSAGGIMAANLMLDELAGFFKNVK
- a CDS encoding FecCD family ABC transporter permease — encoded protein: MSKHITVRSKKLPFSFHIPIRGVVVAIALMICSLALIVISNSVGSMHIPLADVVHILLGGEDEMNGFVIMELRLPRTIVAFLVGAALAVAGSILQGVIRNPLAAPELLGVTGGASVGAIGFMTLTAGEYSINWLPVVAICGAFIAAALNYVLAWKKGVSPYRLVLVGIGISTGMGALTTFLLVYGPAHLAEQVISWLSGTVYGTTLDHMYAMAPWICILIPVACFMARHLNVQTLGDSVATGVGNPVEKSRFILLLFCVALSGAAVGIAGGISFIGLMAPHMARKLVGPMHGMLLPTSAFLGGIIMILADLAGRLIFQPHDLPAGIFTAGIGAPFFLYLLYTSRHK
- a CDS encoding response regulator, producing METPIKVLLVDDHIVVIRGLQFFLNMQSTIQVVGEATNGSEAIGKIEELRPDVVLMDLQMPGMNGIEATRHIRQQFPNTKVIMLTSFSEQDQVVPAIKAGANGYLLKDVQPDKLVEAIMGVMRGQAALHPSVTGQLMSHLVEKPADQEIRLDLLTARETEVLRFIALGRSNKEIAQEMTISEKTVKTHVSNLLSKLGMSARTQAAIYAVKQGILE
- a CDS encoding serine hydrolase; translated protein: MGFILLTTLLLFSHSLGTLPIAHAVSSERAKAIEASPLSSVTKPAHKTTHKGPTDPKEVEAFADQLFNRPEYKKVAGGVIVIVNDGKVLLSKGYGYADGVKKVPMDAKQTLLHIGSTTKALTTTVFMKLVEQGKVDLDRDIHAYIDFKIPNETKVPLTARHLLSYSSGFDFADKGISRAFEYGDAPAISLEQFVKQNVPTVVRTPGTSYSYDNYAFMLQGYIVEKLTGVPFYKYGNEHLLKPLGMTSSSFAELPDMRANIAVGHLSGKRLQPFRNNPVDLPTGGMLATGDDMAKFMLAILQKGVFGKARILEEKSVQHMITPAVTIHPLITNAGLGFESFYHPTHNGQHVIGKGGDTPGFSSWMWLVPEQNAGAFIIFNEEDESGLRLRYTATKAFMDHYYPQHKQETVYLNPTMEQLKRYEGHYRDLRIGAFLTNVTVTLDKQLKVQTGSNIRLFRQVDESLFSSMEGEWIGFKQAANHTLSYLYNGKASWAEKVGTKVDVFSDIGDKHPYAGYIFALSRIGGAQPKADGTFGATDVLTRAQFVRMLAKAINEEPSASKVDIEDIKHIPEGPFIQSFMDHGIIPHVTSGKFEPHKQITRQEAAHMLYSLHKLIGKKAGTAKLSGNTDDWALEAVQTLVAENIYGPEVSIQPDGAVDFKSTQPLLRQEAAALITQSFVPIH
- a CDS encoding GAF domain-containing sensor histidine kinase; amino-acid sequence: MLRSNITRLGCTLSEQFEIDELQAFKHIAETINKSTELDEMLVSVLKTLIELTGLQAGWIFLIDSYPHFELAADYGLPTALQIDEKQLIRVGNCWCLQKYWKGELTDATNTINCKRLDDARTYSWGDTEGITHHATIPLTSGSRSYGLLNIAAPGKRNFTTKELTVLESIAYQIGAAIERITLFRCSKQRADQLYKLGELTKALGGYVDIQRIPELLGDWMNSHFQCSLFSFYMMENGQLLRKTAIEHGQVCYEQRPYSPNRLEDGIRAAMKEGVSQIRKTADKAACHKNAGRVQQHIGKGCTSISVPINVTDRVIGVLHVSSMQADHFVSIQVELLELLAEYIALSYENDRLYRKRMKLLKMEERNRLARDLHDSVSQKLFALKLTASGIEHLLPDVSDHVKPALANMQELTADALDEMRSLIWQLRPSGLEEGLLTGLFQYGKRQGLVVLTSTADTLFDLSCGMEETLFRIGQEALNNVRKHARTTSVHIRIEACQDRIRFEVRDEGIGMSKAKLMKLGRSSKYNGIGVQSMQERAELIGGTLMIQSEYRKGTTIVVTLPKVIVREENQNGNTNKGSARG
- the pepF gene encoding oligoendopeptidase F encodes the protein MHKRLTRSEVPIEVTWQLEDMFSSTEVWDAELKALLKDVHTVTQYKGQLHQDSATLLACLEKLVVLKERISRAGAYGQLRYTEDSTSPVNQANHTKAKDVLAQLNAELSFFKSELLALPAGTIERYLDEQPELHVFGKFLRDNLATKAHQLSPETEAALAALGGVLNAPYSIYLKGKLSDMTFASVQDGEDNVRPVSFALYEGNYAMSSDTKLRREAYQSFSQTLHVYQNTFAETYANEVKKQVVLSRLRNYPSVTEMLLQDQDVTLDMYNNILDIIQTDLAPHMRRLMKLKQRVLGLEKMTFSDLKAPLDPAYSPHVSYEEACSLIEEALQVLGPEYTEVVQQAFTQRWVDYADNVGKSTGAFCSSPYGSHPYILISWANNMRGAFTLAHEVGHAGHFVLAHRNQNVLNARPSLYFIEAPSTMNEMLLAQHLLNKSDNPRMKRWVILQLLNTHYHNFVTHLLEGEMQRRVYDAAMKDEPITAKKLSALKGDILSSFWGDAVEIDEYASLTWMRQPHYYMQLYPYTYAAGLTASTAAASLIRDQGQPAVDRWLSALKAGGTLSPLELMKLAGVDMATEQPIKAAVQYVGSLVDELEKLY
- the yjcZ gene encoding sporulation protein YjcZ, with the protein product MGDCCSKRKDDNFSFILVLFILLIIILEFCKVW